One stretch of Pigmentiphaga aceris DNA includes these proteins:
- a CDS encoding heavy metal translocating P-type ATPase: MPTSRRANRSKSPNTPLPPGTTRTSYQIEQMDCPTEEALLRKVLLPMPGVHGLDVDLLERRLHIAHTLPDTQPLIQAIRGTGMVPVPFGDTATVEDKPPATGLAARIGPHARMAVAGVLAAGAEGLALYSGQDTSLPVVALALSAIALGGRQTLFKGWIALRHLTLNIHLLMALAVIGAALIGRWPEAAMVIWLFGLAELIEARSLDRARDAIRALTALAPDTAQVEQANGDWVAVPAAQVKTGDRVRARAGERIALDGTVETGHSAVDQSPITGESLPVDKSPGDTVFAGTVNTHGTLDYRVTALASDSTLARIARAVQEGQAQRAPTQRFVDVFSRYYTPAVIAAAVLFALLAPPLAGMAWREALYQALVLLVVACPCALVISTPVTVVSGLAAAARMGVLVKGGLYLEQGRKLRRLAFDKTGTLTHGRPALRDIVPLNGQTPDAMLRLAASLNALSTHPLAHAIVQAYADRNNQDSVEIAADGLPQTAKVSRAPAANDGVSNVDSPNGYGAKPHATNTATDSTAPLPVDNFIAVPGQGVRGRIDGQDYALGNARLIGSLLDEPTRARMKVIEQAGQTAIVLADDNKPLAIFAVADTVRPDAIRAIADLRALGIEVSMLSGDSPTVAAAVARELGVSDARGGLLPQDKLDAIAGWTAQGKVGMVGDGVNDAPALARADIGFAMGAAGSAAALETADVALLGDELEKLPRFIELSRRTSRILVQNITFALGTKALVFGLALAGHGSLWLAVFADTGASLLVVLNGLRLRGVRKSATPS; encoded by the coding sequence ATGCCCACATCTCGTCGGGCGAACCGCAGCAAGAGCCCCAATACCCCCCTGCCGCCCGGCACCACTCGCACCAGTTACCAGATCGAGCAGATGGACTGCCCGACCGAAGAGGCGTTGCTGCGCAAGGTGTTGCTGCCCATGCCCGGCGTGCACGGCCTGGACGTTGATCTGCTTGAACGGCGGCTGCATATCGCGCACACCCTGCCGGACACGCAGCCGCTGATCCAGGCGATTCGCGGCACCGGCATGGTGCCCGTTCCCTTTGGTGACACGGCAACTGTCGAAGACAAACCGCCCGCCACCGGGCTGGCTGCCCGCATCGGGCCGCATGCCCGCATGGCGGTGGCCGGGGTGCTGGCTGCCGGTGCCGAAGGGCTGGCGCTCTATTCTGGCCAGGACACCTCGCTGCCCGTGGTGGCACTTGCGCTATCCGCCATTGCGTTGGGCGGTCGACAGACGCTGTTCAAAGGGTGGATCGCGCTGCGCCACCTGACGCTGAACATTCACCTGTTGATGGCCTTGGCGGTGATCGGTGCTGCCCTGATCGGCCGCTGGCCTGAAGCGGCAATGGTGATCTGGTTGTTTGGCCTGGCCGAACTGATCGAGGCTCGCAGCCTGGACCGCGCCCGCGATGCCATCCGGGCATTGACGGCGCTTGCGCCGGATACTGCCCAGGTCGAACAAGCCAATGGCGACTGGGTGGCGGTGCCTGCCGCGCAAGTCAAAACCGGCGACCGGGTGCGTGCCCGTGCTGGTGAACGCATTGCGTTGGATGGCACCGTCGAAACCGGTCATTCGGCCGTCGATCAGTCCCCCATCACCGGTGAAAGCCTGCCCGTCGACAAGTCACCGGGCGATACCGTGTTCGCCGGCACTGTCAATACCCACGGCACGCTGGATTACCGGGTAACCGCGCTTGCCAGCGACAGCACCCTGGCGCGCATTGCGCGCGCCGTGCAGGAAGGCCAGGCGCAACGCGCGCCCACACAGCGTTTTGTGGACGTGTTTTCGCGCTATTACACCCCTGCAGTGATTGCGGCGGCGGTGTTGTTTGCGCTGCTGGCCCCGCCCCTTGCTGGCATGGCATGGCGCGAGGCGCTTTATCAAGCCCTGGTCTTGCTGGTCGTGGCCTGCCCCTGCGCGCTGGTGATTTCGACACCGGTCACCGTGGTCAGTGGCCTGGCGGCGGCCGCCCGCATGGGGGTGCTGGTGAAAGGCGGGCTTTATCTGGAACAAGGCCGCAAGCTGCGTCGGCTGGCTTTCGACAAGACTGGTACGTTGACCCACGGACGTCCGGCCTTGCGGGACATCGTTCCCTTGAACGGCCAGACACCCGACGCAATGCTGCGCCTGGCCGCAAGCTTGAACGCCTTGTCGACCCACCCGCTGGCTCACGCGATCGTGCAGGCGTATGCGGATCGGAACAATCAAGATTCGGTGGAAATTGCGGCAGATGGTTTGCCGCAGACAGCCAAGGTTTCCCGCGCCCCGGCTGCGAACGATGGTGTTTCGAACGTTGATAGCCCGAACGGTTATGGCGCAAAACCTCACGCCACAAACACCGCTACAGATTCCACGGCCCCCTTGCCTGTGGACAATTTCATCGCCGTCCCCGGTCAGGGCGTGCGCGGTCGCATCGATGGCCAGGACTACGCCCTGGGTAATGCCCGACTGATCGGCAGCTTGCTGGACGAACCGACCCGCGCGCGCATGAAAGTCATCGAACAGGCGGGGCAGACGGCCATCGTGCTGGCTGACGACAACAAGCCGCTGGCAATCTTTGCCGTTGCCGACACCGTGCGCCCCGACGCAATTCGCGCCATTGCAGATCTGCGTGCACTGGGTATCGAGGTGTCCATGCTGAGCGGCGACAGCCCGACAGTGGCAGCGGCGGTGGCGCGCGAACTCGGCGTATCCGATGCACGCGGTGGTCTGTTGCCACAAGACAAGCTGGACGCCATTGCCGGCTGGACCGCGCAGGGCAAGGTGGGCATGGTTGGGGATGGCGTGAACGATGCGCCCGCGCTGGCGCGTGCCGACATCGGCTTTGCAATGGGCGCAGCAGGCAGCGCTGCCGCCTTGGAAACCGCCGATGTGGCCTTGCTGGGCGACGAGCTGGAGAAATTGCCGCGCTTCATCGAACTGTCGCGTCGGACTTCCCGCATTCTGGTGCAGAACATTACGTTTGCGCTGGGCACCAAGGCACTGGTGTTTGGCCTGGCGCTGGCTGGGCATGGCAGCCTGTGGCTGGCGGTGTTCGCCGACACAGGAGCCAGCTTGCTGGTGGTGCTGAACGGCCTGCGCCTGCGTGGGGTGCGCAAGTCGGCAACGCCGTCCTAG
- the yaaA gene encoding peroxide stress protein YaaA gives MLLLLSPAKKLDYDTPAHIAKHTQPLFVDQAAALIKVLKKKTPADIAELMDLSEALSELNATRYADWKPEFSADTAKPAVLAFNGDVYEGLDAPSLTSAQLDWAQDHMVILSGLYGALRPLDLMRPYRLEMGTRLATDQGKTLYAFWNRTIADYLNQRLSDAGGGRVILNLASEEYFKSVDRKVLDARVVQCVFEDWKTDKYKVISFHAKRARGLMARYVVTHKARGTAALKNFDAEGYAFDADVSEEDRLVFRRRQA, from the coding sequence ATGCTGCTCCTGCTCTCGCCCGCCAAGAAACTGGATTACGACACGCCTGCCCACATCGCCAAACACACTCAGCCGCTGTTTGTAGACCAGGCCGCCGCGCTGATCAAGGTGTTGAAGAAGAAAACGCCGGCCGATATTGCTGAATTGATGGACTTGAGCGAGGCCTTGTCGGAACTGAACGCCACGCGTTATGCCGACTGGAAACCCGAGTTCTCGGCGGACACGGCCAAGCCCGCGGTGCTGGCGTTCAATGGCGATGTGTACGAAGGGCTGGATGCGCCAAGCCTGACGTCCGCGCAACTGGATTGGGCGCAGGATCATATGGTGATTTTGAGCGGTCTGTATGGCGCGCTGCGCCCGCTGGATTTGATGCGTCCGTATCGCCTGGAAATGGGAACACGGCTGGCAACCGATCAGGGCAAGACGCTGTACGCCTTCTGGAACCGCACCATTGCCGATTATCTGAACCAGCGCCTGAGCGATGCGGGTGGTGGCCGGGTGATTCTCAATCTGGCGTCCGAGGAATACTTCAAGTCGGTCGATCGCAAGGTGCTTGATGCACGTGTGGTGCAGTGTGTGTTCGAAGACTGGAAGACCGATAAATACAAGGTCATCAGTTTCCACGCCAAGCGCGCACGTGGCCTGATGGCGCGCTATGTTGTGACCCACAAAGCGCGTGGCACGGCAGCGTTGAAGAACTTCGACGCCGAGGGTTATGCCTTCGACGCCGATGTGTCGGAAGAAGATCGCCTGGTGTTCCGCCGCCGTCAGGCTTGA
- a CDS encoding YchJ family protein produces the protein MPPSFSPPSSVSTAVPPIAPSSACPCGNALSYAKCCGRWHAGTQHLQAPDAQALMRSRYSAFVLDLSDYLLATWHPDTRPAQLEPNEPGLKWLGLSIKRHAVQDADHATVEFVARSRFHGQANRLHECSRFVRIDGRWFYLDGSFPEK, from the coding sequence ATGCCGCCTTCATTTTCTCCGCCCTCTTCCGTTTCCACTGCTGTGCCCCCCATCGCGCCTTCGTCCGCATGCCCTTGCGGCAATGCGCTGAGCTACGCCAAGTGCTGCGGTCGCTGGCATGCAGGAACACAACACCTTCAGGCCCCTGACGCCCAGGCCTTGATGCGCTCGCGTTACAGCGCATTTGTGCTGGACCTGAGCGATTACCTGCTTGCCACCTGGCACCCCGACACCCGGCCGGCACAGCTGGAACCGAACGAGCCAGGCCTGAAGTGGCTGGGCCTGTCCATCAAACGCCATGCCGTGCAAGACGCCGACCATGCCACGGTCGAGTTTGTTGCCCGCAGCCGTTTTCATGGACAAGCCAACCGGCTGCACGAATGCAGCCGCTTTGTTCGCATCGATGGACGCTGGTTCTATCTGGATGGCAGCTTCCCCGAGAAGTAA
- a CDS encoding M23 family metallopeptidase, with protein sequence MRSFVALIATLVIVILVGVATWPWLGPKLDYIKFAIQLSSSAAPDSVAVPVAGVMRRNLVDTWGGARSGGRRHEGIDIFASRGTAVIAATDGLVARIGENRLGGRTVWVYGPGRQRHYYAHLDRYAEDLSAGDRVAVGDVLGYVGDSGNARGTPPHLHYGIYTMSGAINPYPLLKALPPTAPATPTSRQPASSLPASADSR encoded by the coding sequence ATGCGCTCGTTCGTTGCCTTGATCGCCACCTTGGTCATCGTCATTCTGGTGGGCGTTGCCACGTGGCCCTGGCTAGGCCCGAAGCTGGACTACATAAAATTTGCCATCCAGTTATCCAGCAGCGCCGCACCAGACTCGGTCGCCGTTCCTGTGGCCGGCGTCATGCGCCGCAATCTGGTGGATACCTGGGGCGGTGCGCGCAGCGGCGGTCGTCGCCATGAAGGCATCGACATTTTTGCGTCCCGAGGCACGGCAGTGATCGCCGCCACGGACGGACTGGTGGCGCGGATAGGTGAAAATCGATTGGGCGGGCGCACAGTCTGGGTATACGGTCCGGGTCGCCAACGTCATTACTACGCGCATCTTGACCGCTACGCTGAAGACCTGTCGGCGGGCGATCGCGTGGCAGTCGGAGATGTGTTGGGCTACGTGGGCGACAGCGGCAATGCACGAGGTACCCCACCCCATCTGCACTACGGCATCTACACCATGAGTGGGGCGATCAACCCCTATCCATTGCTCAAGGCGCTGCCGCCAACGGCCCCGGCAACCCCGACAAGCCGCCAACCAGCGTCGTCTCTCCCAGCATCCGCAGATAGTCGCTGA
- a CDS encoding glycosyltransferase has protein sequence MIGIVVPVHNESATLADCLFALRHAAIAPALAGEQVDIVAVLDTCTDDSASIAATCGITVLSADLRNVGRARALGAELMVARGARWLAFTDADSLVAPDWLVMQLSLEADLVCGCVEVQDWSEHSDAVRERYLSRYVHADGHHHIHGANLGIAVDTYRAAGGFPPLVSGEDVALVDASLAVGARVAWSVAPRVYTSARRRARAPGGFSDYLRMLGETTLVGGLSGLPGPLAAAP, from the coding sequence ATGATTGGCATCGTGGTACCCGTACACAATGAAAGTGCCACCCTTGCCGACTGCCTGTTCGCCTTGCGGCATGCGGCGATTGCGCCTGCGCTTGCAGGCGAACAGGTGGATATCGTTGCCGTGCTGGACACCTGTACCGACGATTCCGCCTCCATTGCCGCCACCTGTGGCATCACTGTCCTGTCAGCCGATCTGCGCAACGTCGGGCGCGCGCGTGCGCTGGGGGCCGAGTTGATGGTGGCGCGCGGCGCACGCTGGCTGGCCTTCACCGATGCCGATTCGCTGGTTGCACCGGATTGGCTGGTCATGCAGCTGTCTCTGGAAGCCGACCTGGTGTGTGGCTGCGTGGAGGTGCAAGACTGGTCGGAACATTCCGATGCGGTCCGCGAGCGTTATCTGTCGCGCTACGTGCACGCAGACGGTCATCACCACATACACGGTGCCAACCTGGGCATTGCCGTGGATACCTATCGGGCGGCTGGGGGCTTTCCGCCGCTGGTCAGCGGCGAAGATGTGGCCTTGGTGGATGCGTCACTTGCCGTGGGCGCACGGGTGGCCTGGAGCGTGGCACCACGTGTGTACACCAGTGCCCGGCGTCGTGCACGAGCACCGGGCGGATTCAGCGACTATCTGCGGATGCTGGGAGAGACGACGCTGGTTGGCGGCTTGTCGGGGTTGCCGGGGCCGTTGGCGGCAGCGCCTTGA
- a CDS encoding SAM-dependent methyltransferase translates to MNTEGVLPMNTDIDPAYFNGMFVADEDPWAYRTSWYEERKRALTLAVLPRKRYANAFEPGCANGELTAALAPRCDRLLACDFSRSAVPLAQSRVQAFPHVTVEERCVPASWPDETFDLILISEFGYYLREASLTALVAHLDKALGRDGTLVACHWARPIADAFTDAATVHRMLGGVPGLNLVATHTEPDFLLHAWVRGKRSVAQLEGLA, encoded by the coding sequence ATGAACACCGAAGGTGTATTGCCTATGAACACCGACATCGATCCCGCCTATTTCAACGGCATGTTCGTCGCAGACGAAGACCCGTGGGCCTACCGCACCAGCTGGTACGAGGAACGCAAGCGTGCGTTGACCTTGGCGGTGTTGCCGCGCAAACGCTACGCCAACGCCTTCGAGCCAGGCTGTGCAAACGGTGAACTGACGGCAGCCTTGGCACCACGCTGCGATCGCTTGCTGGCGTGCGACTTCAGCCGCAGCGCCGTGCCGCTTGCACAAAGTCGTGTGCAGGCTTTCCCGCATGTCACGGTTGAAGAACGCTGTGTCCCGGCCAGTTGGCCCGACGAGACATTCGACCTGATTCTGATCAGTGAATTTGGCTACTACCTGAGAGAAGCATCGCTGACCGCCTTGGTGGCACATCTGGACAAGGCGCTTGGCCGTGATGGCACGCTGGTCGCTTGTCATTGGGCACGCCCCATAGCGGATGCCTTCACCGATGCCGCCACCGTGCATCGCATGCTGGGCGGCGTACCAGGCTTGAATCTGGTGGCTACCCATACCGAGCCGGATTTCCTGCTGCACGCCTGGGTGCGGGGGAAGCGCTCGGTCGCCCAGTTGGAGGGCTTGGCATGA
- a CDS encoding PIG-L deacetylase family protein: protein MSRRIVGEGTSDADWAASQSLSGIAAAPLEALVPPGARAVIVAPHPDDEILGTGGLLRKLMAAGNPCLLIAVTDGGGSHPESSDWPVARLTATRRDETQEALRRLRVDCSGSPVEVLRLGLPDGGLRGQEDALTAALLAQLAPGDVVFATWDQDGHPDHEVVGRSAGRAAAQCGAALIQVPIWAWHWALPEDARMPWATARRLELNAADVAAKAHALQAFTSQITPDASTGRGPILPDWALTRMLRPFEVYFL from the coding sequence ATGTCCCGACGCATCGTGGGTGAGGGCACCTCTGACGCCGATTGGGCGGCATCGCAGTCTTTAAGTGGGATTGCCGCCGCTCCTCTGGAAGCCTTGGTGCCACCCGGCGCACGTGCGGTGATCGTGGCACCGCATCCTGACGACGAAATACTGGGCACTGGCGGACTGCTGCGCAAGCTCATGGCTGCGGGTAATCCGTGCCTGCTGATTGCAGTCACCGACGGCGGAGGCAGTCATCCCGAGTCATCCGACTGGCCGGTGGCACGCCTGACCGCCACGCGTCGTGACGAGACGCAGGAAGCGCTGCGACGCCTGCGTGTTGACTGTTCCGGTTCACCCGTCGAGGTCCTTCGACTGGGCCTGCCCGATGGCGGGCTGCGGGGCCAGGAAGACGCGTTGACAGCAGCTTTGCTTGCCCAGCTTGCTCCGGGCGATGTAGTGTTCGCCACCTGGGATCAGGATGGTCATCCCGACCATGAAGTCGTGGGGCGCAGCGCCGGGCGTGCTGCCGCGCAGTGTGGTGCGGCATTGATACAGGTACCGATCTGGGCATGGCATTGGGCGCTTCCCGAAGACGCCCGCATGCCCTGGGCCACTGCGAGGCGTTTGGAACTGAACGCTGCGGATGTCGCTGCCAAAGCGCACGCCTTGCAAGCGTTCACCAGTCAGATCACCCCTGACGCATCGACCGGGCGTGGTCCGATCTTGCCGGACTGGGCGCTGACCCGAATGCTGCGTCCCTTCGAGGTGTACTTCCTATGA
- a CDS encoding acyl-CoA dehydrogenase codes for MPPYSTQQAALTAVVSLTPADALFHLIACGADSLPLPGHGQTLMRWQMLAAVGAQSQALAKLFEGHTDALAIMVELGAPKPSAGSVWATWAAEPPDARLKVTKVDGDLVLLDGTKAWCSGAAMVTHALLTAWDKQGRQQLVAVELDQGNIDQHAQDWHAVGMASTDSRRLTFHRALGHAVGAPGDYTGRPGFWHGGAGVAACWLGGAQWLGDCLRQQIKPGADPHRLAHLGEVHVSLAGAANTLKALATQIDADPRQPCRMAVMQARLQVEAACNSVITHVGRALGATPFCTDLHFARLMADLPVFLRQSHAERDLASLGDAVSKEEASPWML; via the coding sequence TTGCCCCCTTACTCCACTCAGCAAGCTGCGTTGACCGCTGTTGTGTCGCTGACACCGGCAGATGCCTTGTTCCATCTGATTGCTTGTGGCGCGGATAGCTTGCCGCTGCCCGGTCATGGGCAGACCTTGATGCGTTGGCAGATGCTTGCCGCGGTAGGGGCGCAGAGCCAGGCCCTGGCCAAGTTGTTCGAAGGGCATACCGACGCGTTGGCGATCATGGTCGAGCTGGGCGCACCAAAGCCTTCGGCTGGCAGTGTGTGGGCGACCTGGGCCGCGGAACCGCCCGATGCCCGGCTGAAAGTCACCAAGGTAGACGGCGACCTGGTCTTGCTCGATGGCACCAAGGCATGGTGTTCAGGCGCAGCGATGGTGACACATGCGTTGCTCACCGCGTGGGACAAGCAGGGCAGACAGCAGCTGGTTGCAGTCGAACTCGATCAGGGCAATATCGATCAGCACGCGCAAGACTGGCACGCAGTCGGCATGGCATCTACCGACAGCAGACGCCTGACATTCCACCGGGCGCTGGGTCATGCGGTGGGCGCACCCGGGGATTACACCGGCCGTCCGGGTTTCTGGCATGGCGGGGCAGGGGTGGCTGCATGCTGGTTGGGCGGTGCGCAATGGCTTGGCGATTGCTTGCGTCAACAGATAAAACCCGGTGCCGATCCCCACAGGCTTGCGCATCTGGGCGAGGTACACGTTTCGCTGGCCGGCGCGGCCAATACCTTGAAGGCCTTGGCAACGCAGATCGATGCCGATCCACGTCAGCCTTGTCGCATGGCTGTCATGCAGGCACGGCTGCAGGTGGAAGCCGCGTGCAACAGCGTGATCACGCACGTGGGCCGTGCGCTGGGTGCCACGCCATTCTGTACCGATCTTCATTTCGCCCGGCTTATGGCCGATCTGCCGGTCTTCTTAAGGCAGAGTCACGCTGAACGCGATCTGGCGTCACTGGGTGACGCCGTGTCAAAAGAGGAAGCTTCGCCGTGGATGTTGTAA
- a CDS encoding PA2169 family four-helix-bundle protein, with product MAKQVSGILNDLVEVSKNGEKGFQAAAEDAKNPELKALLSRRAQDCASGAAELQQIVLRLGDTPEDSGTIAGAVHRGWTNLKAAVAGRTDLAILEEVERGEDVAKAAYADALKEALPADIQAVVQRQYEGVVRNHDQIRDLRNRLRATS from the coding sequence ATGGCCAAACAAGTCAGCGGTATCCTCAACGATCTGGTTGAAGTTTCAAAGAACGGCGAAAAGGGTTTTCAAGCGGCAGCCGAAGACGCAAAGAATCCTGAACTGAAGGCCCTGCTGTCGCGCCGCGCGCAAGATTGCGCATCGGGTGCCGCAGAGCTGCAGCAAATTGTTCTGCGTTTGGGTGACACGCCTGAAGACAGCGGCACCATCGCCGGCGCAGTGCATCGCGGCTGGACCAACCTGAAGGCTGCGGTTGCAGGCCGGACCGACCTGGCAATCCTGGAAGAAGTGGAACGTGGCGAAGACGTGGCCAAGGCCGCCTACGCCGACGCCCTGAAGGAAGCCCTGCCGGCTGACATTCAGGCTGTGGTGCAGCGCCAGTACGAAGGCGTGGTTCGCAACCACGACCAGATTCGCGACCTGCGTAACCGCCTGCGCGCAACCTCGTAA
- a CDS encoding DUF4214 domain-containing protein: MATSTEYLTQVSNLYVALFNRAPDTEGMKFWSEALSNGASLPTVTKGFLAAPEGQGIYAPGQTSAQFVTTFYQTVFGRAPDAGGLAFWMEALQNAGGVESSDARASLVNSIVNLVSMPLNTKPEGLSDADYATTVNDRALFGNKVAYATFVGTYDDSIVAPGSSQTSLSKITADPASVAAAEASFGQPTNPGGGGGGGGGGGGGGGNPDPVDATPIVGTTGDDTLTVVNAASFTKTGFSVDGLDGIDTLIVQKATGVLDATDKIANIEMLKVSATGATTVDATHFAGVGSFGSMDSTASLAVTHLAEGQGTTVSGANVDSSFGFDDAATAATLTLADAQGGAVHVTGTGLTSLAVTAGGAEGGAGNSLVQLDVAGSAITAISIDATSALNVDSITGVTDGTLTVTGTAQVGITAVTGITSVDASANTGGIAIYDMANAKSFIGTDAADILGVSGTLAADATINLGGGDDQLAFAVGTAFDASGLKVTTGDGADTIDVSALTLAAESEESMAASTVTITDFGAGDKIVFSAAESSAEGAIKVYDLSASDALYLAAGTAIANAEADPAPATIAAFQYGGDTYIVADTANDGAYGIGDILVKLTGTPDMTQVSLVGNAVAFSAPQEPVVV; the protein is encoded by the coding sequence ATGGCGACCAGCACTGAATATCTGACTCAGGTCAGCAATCTTTATGTCGCGCTGTTTAACCGGGCACCCGACACCGAAGGCATGAAATTCTGGTCAGAGGCACTGTCTAACGGCGCAAGCCTGCCGACAGTGACCAAAGGCTTTTTGGCTGCCCCGGAAGGCCAGGGTATTTACGCCCCCGGCCAGACCAGCGCCCAGTTTGTCACGACGTTCTACCAGACCGTTTTCGGACGAGCCCCCGACGCAGGTGGTTTGGCATTCTGGATGGAAGCGTTGCAAAACGCCGGCGGTGTCGAATCGTCCGATGCCCGCGCGTCTCTGGTTAATAGCATCGTGAATCTGGTCAGCATGCCGCTGAACACGAAACCCGAAGGCCTGAGCGACGCGGACTATGCCACCACGGTTAATGACCGGGCACTGTTTGGCAATAAGGTTGCATACGCCACCTTCGTCGGTACGTACGACGATTCGATTGTTGCCCCGGGCAGCAGCCAGACATCGCTCTCCAAGATCACGGCGGATCCGGCCAGCGTAGCGGCGGCCGAGGCCAGCTTCGGTCAGCCGACCAATCCGGGCGGTGGCGGAGGTGGTGGCGGCGGAGGCGGAGGTGGAGGCGGAAACCCTGACCCGGTCGACGCCACGCCCATCGTCGGCACCACTGGCGATGACACGCTGACGGTTGTCAATGCAGCTTCGTTCACCAAGACCGGCTTCTCGGTCGACGGTCTCGATGGCATTGACACCCTGATCGTGCAAAAGGCCACGGGTGTCCTCGATGCCACCGACAAAATCGCCAACATCGAAATGCTGAAGGTCAGCGCCACCGGTGCCACCACCGTTGACGCCACGCACTTCGCTGGTGTGGGCAGCTTCGGCTCGATGGACTCCACCGCGTCGCTGGCCGTCACCCATCTGGCGGAAGGCCAAGGCACCACGGTGTCGGGTGCCAATGTCGACAGCAGCTTCGGCTTTGACGACGCGGCGACCGCAGCAACACTGACGCTTGCTGATGCACAGGGCGGTGCCGTGCATGTAACTGGCACGGGACTTACCTCGCTGGCCGTGACGGCAGGCGGTGCGGAAGGCGGTGCAGGCAACAGCCTCGTGCAGCTGGATGTGGCAGGCAGTGCCATCACCGCAATCAGCATCGACGCCACCAGCGCGCTCAACGTGGACAGCATTACCGGGGTCACGGACGGCACGCTGACAGTCACCGGCACGGCTCAGGTCGGCATCACGGCCGTCACTGGCATCACCTCGGTTGATGCCAGCGCCAACACCGGCGGCATCGCGATCTACGATATGGCAAACGCCAAATCGTTCATCGGCACCGACGCTGCCGACATCCTGGGCGTAAGCGGCACGCTGGCAGCTGACGCCACCATCAACCTGGGTGGCGGTGACGACCAGCTGGCGTTTGCGGTGGGCACTGCGTTCGATGCAAGCGGTCTGAAGGTCACTACCGGGGACGGCGCTGACACGATCGACGTCAGTGCGCTGACCCTGGCGGCTGAATCGGAAGAAAGCATGGCCGCGAGCACCGTGACCATCACGGACTTCGGTGCCGGTGACAAGATCGTGTTCAGCGCAGCGGAATCCTCTGCCGAAGGCGCGATCAAGGTGTATGACCTGAGCGCAAGTGATGCGCTGTACCTGGCAGCAGGTACCGCCATCGCGAACGCGGAGGCTGATCCGGCACCTGCCACCATTGCAGCCTTCCAGTATGGTGGCGACACCTACATCGTGGCAGACACGGCAAACGACGGCGCATACGGGA